Proteins encoded in a region of the Gemmatimonadaceae bacterium genome:
- a CDS encoding APC family permease, with the protein MTQHDHDGHHPASAAELAVAEARVEEKSATLKKELGVVDLALTQILFVVGLTWIGVAGKLGSSHLVFWVLALAFFYLPSAAVVLYLNRLMPLEGGLYQWAKLGFSQTVGFMLAWNLWLYVIVFTSEVGLQVATYLSYALGPRAAWMTENGWFVAGASFVILTLMVIASTIGLSFSKWVHNVGGVMMLVIFGALFILPWLGLASGHLKEYHPLRTAAPALTLLNLNILAKMGFGAFSGFEYMAILAGETRSPARSVTRSVIIAAPIIALMFVLGTGTVVAFIPADQIDLIGPLPQILRVGFGPFGIAGPLVTVAILMSLGMRIAQASVSFTAVTRLPMVAGWDRLLPPWFSKLHDRYRTPVNSIIVVGASSFGIALLSLIGVGQAEAFQLLFNASGMFYALAYVVMFAIPLFGLRGITPAAPWWLKLAAWSGLIMTLAYVFFAMFPIIQVESPLIFGLKIAAVVALMNLVGYAILRSARGAR; encoded by the coding sequence ATGACGCAGCACGACCACGACGGGCACCACCCGGCCTCGGCGGCGGAGCTGGCCGTCGCCGAGGCGCGTGTCGAGGAAAAGAGCGCGACGCTGAAAAAGGAACTGGGCGTCGTGGACCTCGCGCTCACGCAGATCCTTTTCGTGGTCGGCCTCACCTGGATCGGGGTCGCTGGCAAGCTCGGGTCTTCCCACCTCGTCTTCTGGGTCCTCGCGCTGGCGTTCTTCTATCTGCCGTCAGCGGCCGTGGTGCTCTACTTGAACCGCCTGATGCCGCTCGAGGGTGGGCTGTATCAGTGGGCCAAGCTCGGGTTCAGCCAGACGGTCGGCTTCATGCTCGCGTGGAACCTCTGGCTCTACGTGATCGTGTTCACGTCGGAAGTCGGCCTGCAGGTCGCCACCTATCTGTCGTATGCCCTCGGGCCCAGGGCCGCGTGGATGACCGAGAACGGCTGGTTCGTGGCGGGAGCATCCTTCGTGATCCTCACCTTGATGGTCATTGCCTCCACCATCGGCCTGTCGTTCAGCAAGTGGGTGCACAACGTGGGCGGCGTGATGATGCTGGTCATCTTTGGTGCGCTCTTCATCCTGCCGTGGCTGGGCCTGGCGAGCGGTCACCTGAAGGAGTACCACCCGCTGCGCACCGCGGCGCCGGCACTGACGCTGCTCAACCTGAACATCCTGGCCAAGATGGGATTTGGCGCCTTCAGCGGCTTTGAGTACATGGCGATTCTAGCTGGTGAGACCCGGTCGCCGGCGCGTTCCGTCACCCGATCGGTGATCATCGCCGCCCCGATCATCGCCCTGATGTTTGTGCTTGGCACCGGCACGGTCGTGGCCTTCATCCCCGCCGATCAGATCGATCTCATCGGACCGCTGCCGCAGATCCTGCGCGTTGGCTTCGGACCGTTTGGTATTGCGGGACCGCTGGTCACCGTCGCCATCCTGATGTCGCTCGGCATGCGCATCGCGCAGGCCAGCGTGAGCTTCACCGCGGTCACGCGGTTGCCGATGGTGGCGGGGTGGGACCGCCTGCTCCCACCGTGGTTCAGCAAGCTGCACGACCGATATCGCACCCCCGTCAACTCCATCATCGTCGTCGGGGCCAGTTCCTTCGGCATCGCCCTGCTGAGCCTGATCGGCGTGGGGCAGGCCGAGGCGTTCCAGTTGCTGTTCAATGCCAGCGGCATGTTCTACGCGCTGGCGTACGTCGTGATGTTCGCCATTCCGCTCTTCGGCCTGCGAGGCATCACGCCCGCCGCGCCGTGGTGGCTGAAGCTGGCGGCGTGGTCCGGCCTCATCATGACGCTGGCTTACGTCTTCTTCGCGATGTTCCCGATCATTCAGGTGGAGAGTCCGCTCATCTTCGGCTTGAAGATCGCCGCGGTGGTGGCACTCATGAATCTCGTGGGATACGCCATCCTGCGCTCGGCGCGCGGGGCGCGCTGA
- the acpP gene encoding acyl carrier protein: MDRTELQQRVTRVVARVLGIDAGEVLPTSNFVFDLGADSLKSVELVAGFEEEFSIEMDEDKAREVQTVDGAVDFIAQYVT; this comes from the coding sequence ATGGATCGCACCGAACTCCAGCAGCGCGTCACCAGGGTCGTCGCGCGCGTTCTCGGCATCGACGCTGGCGAAGTGCTCCCCACGTCGAACTTTGTGTTCGACCTCGGGGCTGATTCCTTGAAGAGCGTCGAGCTCGTCGCCGGCTTCGAGGAGGAGTTCAGCATCGAGATGGATGAGGACAAGGCCCGCGAGGTCCAGACCGTTGACGGGGCCGTGGACTTCATCGCGCAGTATGTGACCTGA
- a CDS encoding acetate--CoA ligase family protein produces MPASSGPGTDRLGPIFSPRSVAVVGATRVPGTVPFDIFSNILKDDFQGTIYPVSPSARSIAGVKAYKYVLDIPDPVDLAVIVFPSSVVKLALEQCGQKGVKGLIIISAGFREVGGAGVQREEEIVQIARRYGMPFIGPNCLGVINTDPDVHLNASFARRMPAEGSIGFLSQSGALCTAVLDYAHAKNIGFSKFISFGNKADISDIDLMLALKDDPKTRVILMYLEEMTHGAAFVDAARRIIHEAGKPVLVLKSGRTRQGASAAASHTGSLAASDEIVDAALKQAGVIRCQTIEEMFNNAIALTYQPLPRGRRVAIITNAGGPGVLTTDAAVHEGLELATFSDQTRDIFKRSLPVTANIKNPVDVIGDARADRYRVAMGSALEDDNVDGALVILTPQSMTDIDTIAEEVCNVASAHDKPTYTSFMGETDVASGIGILQRRNIPHYILPESMCRAFARAHDFSVEQHRTITPARQFTDIDRDAAHAVLDAYVTSGRSYLTPADAMRVLEAYRLPVLRSGIATTAEDAARVAAQVGFPVAMKVESADVIHKFDIGAVVLGLDSPGAAASAHDVILAKVRAHQPDARIDGVFIQQMAGPGEEVILGVKRDPAFGAVVMFGLGGIFVEIFRDVAFRIAPIPVEHIRAMMHEVKAFPMLAGARGRPHRDIAALEECLQRLSQLAVDCPQIQELDINPLIVRDQGSGCAVADARILVSLP; encoded by the coding sequence ATGCCTGCATCTTCCGGCCCGGGCACCGACCGGCTCGGGCCGATCTTTTCTCCACGGTCCGTGGCAGTCGTCGGCGCGACACGCGTGCCCGGTACGGTGCCGTTCGACATCTTCAGCAACATCCTGAAGGACGACTTCCAGGGGACCATCTACCCGGTCAGCCCGAGTGCCAGGTCCATTGCGGGCGTCAAGGCGTACAAGTACGTCCTCGACATTCCGGACCCCGTCGATCTCGCGGTCATCGTTTTCCCCAGCAGCGTCGTGAAGCTGGCCCTCGAACAGTGCGGCCAGAAGGGCGTGAAGGGCCTCATCATCATCAGCGCCGGCTTCCGCGAGGTGGGCGGCGCCGGGGTCCAGCGGGAAGAGGAGATCGTGCAGATCGCCCGCAGGTACGGGATGCCTTTCATCGGCCCGAATTGCCTCGGCGTCATCAACACCGATCCCGACGTCCACCTCAATGCGTCGTTTGCGCGTCGCATGCCCGCCGAAGGGTCCATTGGCTTCCTCTCCCAGAGCGGCGCGCTGTGCACCGCGGTGCTCGATTACGCGCACGCGAAGAACATCGGCTTCTCCAAGTTCATTTCGTTTGGCAACAAGGCCGATATCAGCGACATCGACCTGATGCTGGCCCTCAAGGATGACCCGAAGACCAGGGTCATCCTGATGTACCTCGAGGAGATGACGCACGGCGCGGCGTTCGTCGACGCGGCGCGGCGCATCATCCACGAGGCCGGCAAGCCCGTGCTGGTCCTGAAGTCCGGCCGCACGCGGCAAGGCGCCTCGGCCGCCGCGTCGCACACCGGCTCCCTTGCCGCGAGCGACGAGATCGTGGACGCCGCGCTGAAGCAGGCCGGGGTCATCCGCTGCCAGACGATCGAGGAGATGTTCAACAACGCGATCGCGCTCACGTACCAGCCGCTCCCCAGGGGACGCCGCGTCGCCATCATCACGAATGCCGGCGGTCCCGGCGTGCTGACCACGGATGCGGCGGTGCACGAGGGGCTCGAACTCGCGACGTTCTCCGACCAGACCCGCGACATCTTCAAGCGCTCGCTCCCGGTCACGGCCAATATCAAGAATCCGGTCGATGTCATCGGCGACGCGCGCGCCGATCGCTATCGCGTCGCGATGGGAAGCGCTCTCGAGGATGACAACGTCGACGGCGCGCTGGTGATACTCACCCCGCAGTCGATGACGGACATTGACACCATCGCCGAGGAGGTGTGCAACGTCGCGTCCGCGCACGACAAGCCGACGTACACGTCATTCATGGGCGAGACGGATGTCGCATCCGGCATCGGCATTCTCCAACGGCGCAACATTCCGCATTACATCCTCCCCGAATCGATGTGCCGCGCCTTTGCGCGCGCGCATGACTTCAGCGTCGAGCAGCATCGCACGATTACCCCCGCCCGGCAGTTCACCGACATCGACCGCGATGCCGCGCACGCCGTGCTGGATGCTTACGTCACGTCGGGCCGTTCCTATCTGACGCCTGCCGATGCCATGCGGGTGCTCGAGGCATATCGGCTGCCGGTCCTGCGCAGCGGGATCGCCACGACCGCTGAGGACGCCGCACGCGTCGCGGCGCAGGTGGGGTTTCCGGTGGCGATGAAGGTGGAGTCGGCAGATGTCATTCATAAGTTCGATATCGGCGCGGTCGTGCTGGGCCTCGACAGTCCCGGCGCCGCGGCGTCGGCCCACGACGTCATCCTGGCCAAGGTCCGGGCGCATCAGCCGGACGCGCGCATCGACGGCGTCTTCATCCAGCAGATGGCGGGACCGGGCGAGGAAGTGATCCTCGGCGTCAAGCGCGACCCGGCCTTCGGCGCCGTCGTGATGTTCGGCCTGGGCGGCATCTTCGTCGAGATCTTCCGCGACGTCGCGTTCCGGATCGCGCCGATTCCCGTCGAGCACATTCGCGCCATGATGCACGAAGTGAAGGCCTTCCCAATGCTCGCCGGCGCTCGCGGACGTCCGCATCGCGACATCGCCGCACTCGAGGAATGCCTGCAGCGCCTGTCGCAGCTCGCCGTGGACTGCCCGCAGATTCAGGAACTCGACATCAACCCCCTCATCGTCCGCGATCAGGGCAGCGGCTGCGCCGTCGCCGACGCAAGGATTCTGGTCTCCCTCCCCTAA
- the nagB gene encoding glucosamine-6-phosphate deaminase, which translates to MRIIIHDTYEAMSKWTAHTIATKINAFNPAKDRPFVLGLPTGSSPIGTYQHLVSLHRQGKVSFKHVVTFNMDEYVGLPETHPESYHHFMWHHLFSHVDIPQENVNILNGNARDLEEECDDYEERIRKIGGIQLFLGGIGADGHIAFNEPGSSLSSRTRIKTLTHDTRVANARFFGNDPNKVPKTALTVGVGTVMDAHEVMILVSGHGKARALQKVVEEGVNHMWTVSQLQLHRHGMIICDEESTYELKVGTVKYFKDIEGENLKLPVL; encoded by the coding sequence ATGCGCATCATCATTCACGACACTTACGAGGCGATGAGCAAGTGGACCGCTCACACCATCGCCACCAAGATCAACGCCTTCAATCCGGCCAAGGACCGTCCGTTCGTCCTCGGCCTGCCGACCGGCTCCTCACCCATCGGGACCTACCAGCACCTGGTCAGCCTGCACCGGCAGGGCAAGGTCTCGTTCAAGCACGTCGTCACGTTCAACATGGACGAATACGTCGGGCTGCCTGAGACGCACCCGGAGAGCTACCATCACTTCATGTGGCACCATCTCTTCAGCCACGTGGACATCCCCCAGGAGAATGTCAACATCCTGAACGGCAACGCCCGCGATCTGGAGGAAGAGTGCGACGACTACGAGGAGCGCATCCGGAAGATCGGCGGCATCCAGCTCTTTCTCGGCGGCATCGGGGCCGACGGCCACATCGCGTTCAATGAACCGGGTTCGTCGCTCTCCTCGCGCACGCGCATCAAGACGCTGACGCATGACACGCGCGTGGCCAATGCCCGATTCTTCGGCAACGATCCGAACAAGGTGCCCAAGACGGCGTTGACCGTGGGCGTCGGCACCGTGATGGACGCGCACGAGGTGATGATCCTGGTCAGCGGTCATGGCAAGGCGCGCGCGCTGCAGAAGGTGGTCGAGGAGGGCGTCAATCACATGTGGACCGTCTCCCAGTTGCAGCTGCATCGCCACGGCATGATCATCTGCGACGAGGAGTCCACCTATGAGCTGAAGGTGGGAACGGTGAAGTACTTCAAGGACATCGAAGGCGAAAACCTCAAGCTGCCGGTACTCTGA